From Glycine soja cultivar W05 chromosome 4, ASM419377v2, whole genome shotgun sequence, the proteins below share one genomic window:
- the LOC114410070 gene encoding vacuolar protein sorting-associated protein 20 homolog 2-like, with translation MGNLFVKKPKVTDVDKAILALKTQRRKLAQYQQKLDAVIEAEKQAARDLIREKKKDRALLALKKKKTQEELLKQVDAWLINVEQQLADIELASKQKAVFESLKAGNDAMKAIQSEINIEDVQKLMDDTAEAKAYQDEINEIMGEKLSAEDEEEILAEFEDLEIQLTVQDLPEVPPSVHEEIEEKLDLPDVPTKAPVTSDAEVSTKGKVMEEPLAA, from the exons ATGGGTAATTTGTTCGTGAAGAAGCCCAAGGTAACAGACGTCGATAAAGCAATTCTCGCTCTCAAGACCCAGAGACGCAAACTCGCCCAATATCAACAGAAG CTAGATGCTGTTATTGAAGCAGAAAAGCAAGCTGCACGAGACTTGATTCGTGAAAAGAAGAAGGACAGGGCCTTGTTAgcactaaagaaaaaaaagacacaaGAAGAATTGTTGAAGCAAGTTGATGCTTGGCTTATAAATGTTGAGCAacaa TTAGCAGATATTGAACTGGCTAGCAAGCAGAAGGCTGTGTTTGAAAGTTTGAAAGCTGGTAATGATGCAATGAAAGCCATACAAAGTGAGATAAACATTGAAGATGTTCAGAAACTTATGGATGACACTGCTGAAGCTAAAGCTTATCAAGAT gaaattaatgaaataatgggGGAGAAGTTATCAGCAGAAGACGAGGAGGAGATTTTAGCGGAATTTGAGGACTTGGAAATCCAG CTTACAGTCCAAGATCTTCCCGAAGTTCCTCCCTCAGTTCatgaagaaattgaagaaaagttGGACCTTCCTGATGTCCCAACCAAAGCACCAGTTACCAGTGATGCTGAAGTATCTACAAAAGGAAAAG TTATGGAGGAACCGTTGGCAGCTTGA